The following are from one region of the Segatella oris genome:
- a CDS encoding 5-methylcytosine restriction system specificity protein McrC, which translates to MGRIIHLTDNNIEGSYIDDGVLDILKIANISKLRDNPDLLIFPYSLVESNYSIGDLSILTTSDHHYDKEGKCLSLRVHTGNLMGFIGVNETSISIHSRFTHKNQQGVTDEGGKDFFLYYMLQKILSINLLDLKHTTNQEDRAFDFLLFLFPILLKKAMSQGVYKEYQCRYYDDAKVKGPVDISRFIRNDIPFKGRVSYKLREHTYDNSITQLIRHTIEYIKQNSIGAEILRNDQETMDNVAQIVMVTPSYDWHSRERVLNENRKPKVHPYFLNYQMLQQLCIRILRHESLKYGKSEDKVYGILFDGAWLWEEYLNTVLSKIGFTHPRNKEREGGVRIFSSPTDKDSFDNNGRRIYPDFYRQDYILDAKYKCLNGTVGREDLYQVISYMYCMDKPYGGYVYPDDSDQKTTRLKLAGKGLEYKGDTGGILSTIPFKIPQKAEHWKGFLQAINQSESMLKDLLSLSH; encoded by the coding sequence ATGGGTAGGATTATTCATCTTACAGATAACAACATAGAGGGTTCCTATATTGATGATGGGGTGCTTGATATTCTGAAGATTGCCAATATCAGCAAGCTACGAGACAATCCTGACCTTTTAATTTTCCCCTATTCGCTTGTAGAATCGAACTATAGTATCGGTGATTTATCGATATTGACTACGTCTGATCATCACTATGATAAGGAGGGAAAGTGTCTTTCATTAAGGGTGCATACAGGAAATCTTATGGGGTTTATCGGAGTGAATGAAACTTCTATTAGTATTCATTCTAGATTTACCCATAAGAATCAACAAGGTGTTACTGATGAAGGAGGAAAAGATTTTTTCCTTTATTATATGCTTCAGAAGATATTATCAATCAATTTGTTAGACCTTAAACACACGACAAATCAGGAAGATAGAGCATTTGATTTTCTGCTGTTTTTGTTTCCTATTTTACTGAAAAAGGCTATGTCACAAGGAGTCTATAAGGAATATCAATGCAGATATTATGATGATGCTAAAGTGAAAGGACCTGTTGATATTTCGCGCTTTATCAGAAATGATATCCCTTTCAAAGGGCGTGTTAGCTATAAGTTACGTGAACATACTTATGACAATTCTATTACGCAGCTAATCAGACATACGATAGAGTATATAAAACAGAATTCTATCGGTGCTGAAATTTTAAGAAACGACCAAGAGACGATGGATAATGTTGCCCAAATTGTTATGGTAACGCCAAGCTATGACTGGCATAGCAGAGAGCGTGTCTTAAATGAAAACAGGAAACCAAAGGTTCATCCGTATTTTCTAAACTATCAGATGCTTCAGCAGTTGTGTATAAGAATCCTAAGACATGAGTCGCTCAAATATGGTAAAAGTGAGGATAAAGTATACGGAATATTGTTTGATGGAGCTTGGCTATGGGAAGAATATCTGAATACCGTACTCTCTAAGATAGGATTCACACATCCGAGAAACAAGGAACGTGAGGGAGGGGTAAGGATATTTTCCAGTCCAACTGATAAGGATAGTTTTGATAATAATGGTAGGCGTATCTATCCTGATTTTTATCGTCAAGATTATATTTTGGATGCTAAGTATAAGTGTCTAAACGGGACTGTAGGGCGTGAGGACCTTTATCAGGTTATTTCTTATATGTATTGTATGGATAAGCCTTATGGTGGTTATGTTTATCCCGATGATTCCGACCAAAAAACGACAAGGTTAAAACTTGCGGGTAAGGGACTTGAATATAAGGGAGATACGGGTGGTATCTTGTCTACTATCCCGTTTAAAATACCTCAAAAAGCAGAGCATTGGAAGGGATTTCTGCAAGCCATAAATCAGTCAGAGAGCATGTTAAAAGATTTATTGAGCCTTTCTCATTAA
- a CDS encoding McrB family protein, giving the protein MDTETILKFKKVLEYFVAHLSYMQSGKSQDIPGYAQYIKPYEDKGNFAQTGQGYNGEAIQNQIKDWDMIDGEKLCINVQPNYGSYKSKKCYLNWIRTGINIFAQWSDDQINEVSIGFSYWWKRPIDFKVVKRESLDRLGLYDNSDQLNSELINFFDYFMNEIKEFHRGTSEYYKAVSEYYRDQENKTKLLENNDIINTILANRNVIFTGAPGTGKTYWTKELAAQIILNDSYDEGNPAQKSIMDEQYDFVQFHPSYDYTDFVEGLRPIDDGNGNISFRREDGIFMAFCRKALKAFNEVEDKQDAPKYVFVIDEINRGELSKILGELFFSIDPGYRGVKGKVKTQYHNLWKNSVDETQKRFGDTDFFYIPENVYIIGTMNDIDRSVESMDFAMRRRFAFKEVSVSDRLDMIRKDKILGKSPDEILRRLENLNLCILPIQGLSSAYQIGAAYFLKLKNYLKDDNSIAPESWESLWKNHIYGLLFEYLRGFPDAQESLHLLYEAFQLKSIYSQTGGKIIKVDNNG; this is encoded by the coding sequence ATGGATACAGAAACAATCTTAAAGTTTAAAAAGGTTTTAGAGTACTTTGTTGCACATTTAAGTTATATGCAGTCTGGTAAATCTCAGGATATTCCCGGATATGCTCAATATATTAAACCTTATGAGGATAAGGGAAACTTTGCACAGACAGGACAGGGGTATAACGGCGAGGCCATTCAGAACCAGATAAAAGACTGGGATATGATAGATGGTGAAAAATTGTGTATTAATGTTCAGCCTAATTATGGTTCTTACAAGTCAAAAAAATGCTACTTGAACTGGATACGAACTGGTATTAATATTTTTGCCCAATGGAGTGACGATCAGATCAACGAGGTTAGTATAGGTTTTTCATACTGGTGGAAGAGGCCTATAGACTTTAAGGTTGTTAAGCGTGAATCGCTTGACAGGCTTGGTTTGTATGACAATAGTGACCAGCTAAACAGCGAACTCATTAACTTCTTCGACTATTTTATGAATGAAATAAAGGAGTTTCACCGAGGGACAAGCGAATACTATAAAGCAGTTTCTGAGTATTACCGTGATCAAGAAAATAAAACAAAGCTTTTAGAGAATAATGACATTATAAACACAATCCTTGCGAATAGAAATGTTATTTTTACAGGTGCTCCCGGTACTGGTAAGACTTATTGGACAAAAGAATTAGCTGCTCAGATTATACTTAATGATAGTTATGATGAAGGAAATCCAGCACAGAAGAGTATAATGGATGAGCAGTATGATTTTGTACAGTTCCATCCTTCTTATGACTATACGGACTTCGTAGAAGGCTTACGTCCTATAGATGACGGAAATGGAAATATCTCTTTCAGACGTGAGGACGGTATCTTTATGGCTTTTTGCAGAAAGGCTTTAAAGGCATTTAACGAGGTGGAGGATAAACAAGATGCGCCAAAGTATGTCTTTGTCATTGACGAGATTAATCGAGGTGAGCTTTCAAAGATTTTAGGAGAGCTATTCTTTAGTATCGATCCCGGCTACAGAGGAGTAAAAGGAAAGGTCAAGACACAATATCATAACCTGTGGAAGAATTCAGTAGACGAGACACAGAAGAGGTTCGGTGACACAGATTTTTTCTATATTCCAGAGAATGTCTATATCATTGGTACGATGAATGATATTGACCGCAGTGTAGAAAGTATGGATTTCGCTATGCGTCGTCGTTTTGCCTTCAAAGAAGTGTCAGTTTCTGACCGTCTTGATATGATTCGCAAGGATAAAATCCTTGGCAAGTCACCTGATGAGATCTTAAGGCGATTGGAAAATCTGAATCTTTGTATCCTCCCTATCCAAGGGCTTTCAAGTGCCTATCAGATCGGTGCAGCTTATTTCTTAAAACTGAAGAACTATCTGAAAGACGATAATTCAATTGCCCCCGAATCTTGGGAGAGCCTGTGGAAAAATCATATTTATGGTTTGTTGTTCGAGTATCTTCGTGGCTTCCCAGATGCACAAGAAAGCCTACATCTGCTTTATGAGGCTTTTCAACTGAAGAGTATATACAGCCAAACGGGTGGTAAGATTATAAAGGTGGATAACAATGGGTAG